A DNA window from Drosophila sechellia strain sech25 chromosome X, ASM438219v1, whole genome shotgun sequence contains the following coding sequences:
- the LOC6612330 gene encoding trypsin-2 isoform X1, with translation MIGLGQLLAVALLLTFLPAGLRGATTRTHLDTNAIRPRFSADPGRIINGTEASLGATRHQVGIRKALNDGYFFGTGHLCGGSLIRPGWVLTAAHCFVDQIIYDGTFVPKEEFIVVMGNLDRYNRTNTLTFTIEERIMQLDKFVLATYDKDIALLKLNGIVPTGHPTIRPIALSRFAIPEGVVCQVTGWGNTEDGFISDILMTVDVPMISEEHCINDSDLGHLIQPGMICAGYLEVGEKDACAGDSGGPLVCQSELAGVVSWGIQCALPRLPGVYTEVSYYYDWILKNMGEDGEGSGDDGSGDDGSGDDGSGDDGSGDDGSGDDGSGDDGSGDDDDGSGDGGGAMAAVAGTLTLLLPVILALRLIATQF, from the exons AGATTCAGCGCAGATCCTGGGAGGATTATCAATGGAACAGAGGCCTCTCTGGGCGCCACCAGGCATCAGGTGGGCATTCGCAAGGCCCTCAACGATGGCTACTTCTTCGGAACCGGGCACCTCTGCGGTGGATCTCTCATCCGGCCGGGATGGGTACTCACCGCCGCCCATTGCTTTGTGGA TCAGATTATTTACGACGGCACTTTCGTGCCCAAGGAGGAGTTCATCGTGGTGATGGGTAACCTGGATCGCTACAATCGCACCAACACGCTGACATTCACGATCGAAGAGCGTATAATGCAGCTGGATAAGTTCGTCCTGGCCACCTACGACAAGGACATAGCCCTGCTGAAGCTGAATGGTATTGTGCCCACCGGACATCCGACCATTCGTCCAATTGCCCTCAGTCGGTTTGCCATACCGGAGGGCGTCGTCTGCCAGGTGACGGGCTGGGGCAATACGGAGGATGGCTTTATCTCCGATATCCTGATGACCGTCGATGTGCCGATGATCAGCGAGGAGCATTGCATCAATGACAGCGACCTGGGCCACCTGATCCAGCCGGGAATGATATGTGCCGGTTATTTGGAGGTGGGCGAAAAGGATGCCTGCGCCGGCGATTCCGGCGGACCATTGGTGTGCCAAAGTGAATTGGCCGGCGTGGTTTCCTGGGGTATTCAATGCGCCCTGCCCAGATTACCGGGTGTGTACACAGAGGTGTCCTACTACTACGACTGGATACTAAAGAATATGGGTGAGGATGGTGAAGGAAGTGGTGATGACGGAAGTGGTGATGACGGAAGTGGAGATGACGGAAGCGGTGACGACGGAAGTGGTGATGACGGAAGTGGTGATGACGGAAGTGGAGATGACGGAAGCGGTGACGACGATGATGGaagtggtgatggtggtggtgccaTGGCCGCCGTGGCCGGAACTCTGACTCTTCTTCTGCCCGTAATTCTCGCTCTGAGACTAATTGCTACACAGttctaa